The Acidaminococcus fermentans DSM 20731 sequence ATCCACCAGGATATCGACCGGTATGTGGAACTGTTCAAACCTCTGGTCGATGCCATTGCAGAAAAATATCACTTCTCCGCCAGTCTCCAGATGGTGTACCAGAATCAGATTTTCAGTGTCTATTGTACCTATCCCACCAAGCAGGCCTATTACATCGTTATGAGTGAATACACAGATCTTCCCCTCCATGCCACCAGTTCCGGAAAACTGCTTCTGTTGGATGAAGTGACCCATGGAAGGAAAGAAATGTTGGGTCAATTGGATTTCAAGGCTTTCACACCTTCCAGTATCCGTTCCAGAGAACAGTTGGAATCCCAGCTGAAAGCCATCCAGAAAAACGGCTATTCCACGGAAATCGAAGAATTTGTCAATGATGTGGGCAGCCTGGCAGTGCCCCTCTATGATGAAAAAGGCCGGCTGCTGCTGACTATCAGTGCCACCTTCTTTGTAAAATCCCTTCCCCAGCTCAAAAACGATCTGCTGAAGGATTTCCAAAAAGCCATTGATACCTGGAAACAGGCCATGAGAAAGGAGATGCCATAATGGATAACCTGAAAGATATCTGGTCAGCGCTTTTCCAAGCCCTTTCAGCCTTCGGCTATGAAGAAGGCCAGGGTACCACCCGTCTTTCCTGGTCAAACCCTTTCCTGGAGGCCCAGAAATATCTGCATAGTTACGCAGAAGCTGCCGGACTCCAATGCCAGCGGGACGGCTGGGGTAATCTGCTCATGACTGTACCGGGAGAAACTGGCCTTCCGCCGGTGTATACCGGTTCCCATCTGGATACCGTTCCCCATGGAGGAAAATATGATGGAGCCCTGGGGATTACGGTCCCTCTGGCCATTGCCGCAGCCTGGCATCAGGCAGGATTCCGTCCCCGCCGCCCTCTGACCATCATTGCCTTTGCCGAAGAAGAAGGCACCCGATTCGGACCCCCATGCATGGGCAGCCAAGCTATGGCAGGAAAGCTCCAGGGAAAAGATCCTGGCAGTTTTATCACAGCAGAAGGCCAACCCCTTCCCCAACTGCTCCAGGAAGCCGGACTGGAAGGGGATCCCTTTGCCCCGCATCTGCTTCCGGGGAAATGTTTTGTGGAAATGCATATTGAGCAGGGCCGTGCCCTGGAAGATGCCAAACTGCCTCTGGGCATTGTTTCCGCCATTGTAGGAATCCGGCATTTTATAATCCGGGTCCAGGGCCAGGCCAACCATGCCGGCACTACCGCCATGAAAGACCGGCATGACGCCCTGGCGGCAGCAGCTGCAGAAATCAGTGAAATCCATCAGTGCGCCCTGACATCCAACAATCAGTATGTAGCCACAGTCGGACATATCCGGGTGTCTCCCGATGCAGGAAATGTCATTCCAGGAGAAGCAGAGTTCTCTCTGGAAATCCGTGCGGAGGAAGATTCCACTATGGATTGTGTCGTTTCTGCCTACAAGGATTTCTCACGAAACCTGGAGAAACAATATGGCGTCCGATTTCTGTGGAATCAGCTGGATCAGATTCCGCCCCTGCCCATGGACCGGAAAATCATGGAACTTTTTCAATCGTACGCTCAAAAAGAAAGTGTCCGTTTTCAGATACAACCCAGTTGGGCAGGCCATGATGCCATGATCCTGGGCCACGAACTGCCCACTGCCATGCTGTTTGTCCCCAGCAAAAACGGCATCAGCCATTCTCCCGAAGAATTCACTTCAGCAGAAGATATTGGACAGGCAGCTTCCGTCCTGGAGAAAGTGCTGACCCATCTGACCAGAGAATGAGGATGGAGGTTTTTCCAATCATTCCTTGAAAAAAGAGCGAGGATACCGTACAAAGGGTATCCTCGCTTTTTGAATTGTTTTTTCTTTTCCTTACATGAGCCCAAGATGCACGCAAAAAATCATTTCTCCTGAAAAGCGTCCCAAACTGTTTGTGCCAGCACCTGCGCTCCAGTGGCAATTCCCTTTTCATCAAAAACGATGCCGCTGTTATGCAGGGGACGATGAGATTTCTCATCCGCATTGCAGGTCCCTATGCGGAACAGCGCCCCGGGAAGAATTTCCAGGTAATCCGCAAAATCCTCAGATCCCATGGAGGCTTTCTCCAGTTCTATTACATGGTCTTCGCCCAGTACTTCCTTCCCCGCTTGGGCGATCCGGTCAACTACATTGGCATCGTTGATGACAGGGGGATTTCCCTTCTGATACTCCACTTCACAGGTTCCGCCAAATCCTTCGGCAATGGAAGGCAACAGTGTTTCCAAACGATTTTGGATCAACGTACGTACAGAGGGATCCAGAGAACGGACCGTCCCTTCCAGCACCACCTTGTCCGGTATCACATTGGGGGCCGTTCCTCCTGTAATCTTTCCAATGGTGATAACACCGGAATCCAGCGGCGCTATATTCCGGGATACAATGGTTTGCAGGGCCGTCAGGATGTAGCCCGTAATGCAAATCGGATCTATGGATTTATGGGGATGTGCCCCATGACCACCTTTCCCATGGACAGTCACTTTCAAAGAGTCACTGGCGGCCATGGAAGGACCTTTCCGTATGCCAATGGTACCGCCGGGAATTTCCGGCCAGGTATGGAGTCCGATAATGAATTGTGGATGATATTTTTCAAAAATCCCTGTGTCAATCACGGACTTGGAACCGTTGAGTTTTTCCTCTGCCGGTTGGAAAATCAGCAGTACTCTGCCAGTAATATCATTTTCAGCCTTTTTCAGCAGTTTTGCCGCATACAGAAGAGCGGTCATATGCAGGTCATGCCCGCAACAGTGGGCGATACCTGCCTTTTTTGAAGCAAAGGGCAATCCGGATGCTTCCTGGATGGGCAGCGCGTCGATATCCGCCCGCAGCGCTATGCACTGGGGCTCTTTCCCCTGACCGATGGATGCCACCAAGCCTGTTTTCAAACCAGTATCCAG is a genomic window containing:
- a CDS encoding IclR family transcriptional regulator; this translates as MEKKLQKPIQSIQRAVQILDCFTPTDPSLPLSAISEKTGLNINTTRGLVNTLVESQLLLRDRETGYYKLGYYFVTKASMIHQDIDRYVELFKPLVDAIAEKYHFSASLQMVYQNQIFSVYCTYPTKQAYYIVMSEYTDLPLHATSSGKLLLLDEVTHGRKEMLGQLDFKAFTPSSIRSREQLESQLKAIQKNGYSTEIEEFVNDVGSLAVPLYDEKGRLLLTISATFFVKSLPQLKNDLLKDFQKAIDTWKQAMRKEMP
- a CDS encoding Zn-dependent hydrolase, coding for MDNLKDIWSALFQALSAFGYEEGQGTTRLSWSNPFLEAQKYLHSYAEAAGLQCQRDGWGNLLMTVPGETGLPPVYTGSHLDTVPHGGKYDGALGITVPLAIAAAWHQAGFRPRRPLTIIAFAEEEGTRFGPPCMGSQAMAGKLQGKDPGSFITAEGQPLPQLLQEAGLEGDPFAPHLLPGKCFVEMHIEQGRALEDAKLPLGIVSAIVGIRHFIIRVQGQANHAGTTAMKDRHDALAAAAAEISEIHQCALTSNNQYVATVGHIRVSPDAGNVIPGEAEFSLEIRAEEDSTMDCVVSAYKDFSRNLEKQYGVRFLWNQLDQIPPLPMDRKIMELFQSYAQKESVRFQIQPSWAGHDAMILGHELPTAMLFVPSKNGISHSPEEFTSAEDIGQAASVLEKVLTHLTRE
- a CDS encoding M20 metallopeptidase family protein, producing MKKFILTDTEIKEAVAFRRECHQYPELGYEETETTEKIRRKLQEWGIPILDTGLKTGLVASIGQGKEPQCIALRADIDALPIQEASGLPFASKKAGIAHCCGHDLHMTALLYAAKLLKKAENDITGRVLLIFQPAEEKLNGSKSVIDTGIFEKYHPQFIIGLHTWPEIPGGTIGIRKGPSMAASDSLKVTVHGKGGHGAHPHKSIDPICITGYILTALQTIVSRNIAPLDSGVITIGKITGGTAPNVIPDKVVLEGTVRSLDPSVRTLIQNRLETLLPSIAEGFGGTCEVEYQKGNPPVINDANVVDRIAQAGKEVLGEDHVIELEKASMGSEDFADYLEILPGALFRIGTCNADEKSHRPLHNSGIVFDEKGIATGAQVLAQTVWDAFQEK